AATCATAGTTTTCTACTTGTTTAACCGTCAGCTCTCTGTTGTCCGGAAGTTTGGGAACTTCCGGACTAGGCTTCTTTTTCGGAGTAACATTGCTAGGGGTCTCTGCTATTTGAATATCCTCACTTTCATTCGATTCTTTTTGTGAAGGAGATTTAGACTCATTGTCAGATTCAATGTGACCATTCGGCTGACCAGAAGGTGGGCCGTTCTCATTAAATTCCTCTTGCGATTTATCGGCGAATTTAATAGTTTTCTCATTCACATCTTCAATCTTTTCATTGGAATCTTTGTCGTGTTTATCTTCATCAGTTTTACGAGACTTTGGTGAAGGCTCCTTTGCTTCGGGCTTTTTAGGTCTTGCAGTCCTCTTTCTTTTAGAAGGTTCTGGTCTTCCTCCATGTTCATTCCAATATGCTTCTATCAACTGTTTGCAACCGCTACAATCGGCTTCTGAACTCCATGTATTATCACTGGGATCGTCATAACCTTCCCATTTCAAAAGGTATTCATAGCCTCCACCTTTTCTCGCCATACGGTGTTTTAAAACCTTTTCTACAACATAttcatcctcttcttcttcttctcctccttcttcttctttggcattttctttcaatttcttcgaCGAAGATTTACTTTCATGATCGCTTTCAACTTCATTGTCCGACGACCCAGAGTCTGCTTTATGAGAAGCAATAGCCTCCTTTGTCATGCTTGGTAACTCTGGTTCCGAATCG
This portion of the Schizosaccharomyces pombe strain 972h- genome assembly, chromosome: I genome encodes:
- the swi6 gene encoding heterochromatin (HP1) family chromodomain protein Swi6, whose amino-acid sequence is MKKGGVRSYRRSSTSKRSVIDDDSEPELPSMTKEAIASHKADSGSSDNEVESDHESKSSSKKLKENAKEEEGGEEEEEDEYVVEKVLKHRMARKGGGYEYLLKWEGYDDPSDNTWSSEADCSGCKQLIEAYWNEHGGRPEPSKRKRTARPKKPEAKEPSPKSRKTDEDKHDKDSNEKIEDVNEKTIKFADKSQEEFNENGPPSGQPNGHIESDNESKSPSQKESNESEDIQIAETPSNVTPKKKPSPEVPKLPDNRELTVKQVENYDSWEDLVSSIDTIERKDDGTLEIYLTWKNGAISHHPSTITNKKCPQKMLQFYESHLTFRENE